A stretch of Pelecanus crispus isolate bPelCri1 chromosome 3, bPelCri1.pri, whole genome shotgun sequence DNA encodes these proteins:
- the DACT2 gene encoding dapper homolog 2, producing the protein MLLGAPRAGGWDRGRVGERLQAALAGLQELQVLREKQRELVRAALAMPQRPAAGGGEQPLAAHGKEHRLEATLTALKEQLSRLRRQDVGLKSHLDQLDQRISELKLDVSKTSSEYLDSDSRPSSGFYDLSDGGSCSLSNSCTSVYSESISSSHTSLLPGSQHPKARLSVFDYRPKSADETTVHTTSFQQQGTYVSDGCRITASTDISGTPARSRPRPVSTGDLERLIPADTRFQKETDPKSLLPLCHAGDMHLLSVDPKFQNDLVSKNGIDVYPYPSPLHAVALQSPLFSLVGTSLEADLQAPPSKAMPSAPGPSLIRSRPTAEAKPGGYINKLLQLTRCKGNNWADASEWVSTKSQPATMHQRLIITPSAGGVKINSSSSQLEKQASSLESNKAEGKLQREVPEGECAKQQETMRCVNEEQPSTRPDTEPSAVNSCYPAKSAARGSPLAEARESSVERSSSCSQLCQEDSSPGTWIAKAVPLRKLPLKRCGNAKLANAGCHEQVAQSEFVHAQFVPAESHQVRVKFASSKTKAVKIKRRNSEKVLRPGKQAFCMEKARGSHGAARLPAEWNQPQRQQGAKSLVRRPSYSGDVTGRSCSESSLFPVQVRLPTVPSRPELSRASANALYSLEGACIDTANKKKQRKWQSTVEISAKAHLASLSSSFGLGVPRQAARRAGVLRTVSMRARSKSQRHGAYAKSESDHSEYSAECASLFHSTIAETSEGEVSDFTTNRFGDSESSESDADGSSNSSSLALDYDEGDESELIWPEGSVRQSGTAQASSKPLPPVPKICRIKASKALKKKIRRFQPASLKVMTMV; encoded by the exons ATGCTGCTGGGcgccccgcgggcgggcggctggGATCGCGGCCGGGTGGGCGAGAGGCTGCAGGCGGCCCTGGCCGGCCTCCAGGAGCTCCAGGTGCTGCGGGAGAAGCAGCGGGAGCTGGTGCGGGCCGCCCTGGCTATGCCGcagcggccggcggcgggcggaggaGAGCAGCCCCTGGCCGCCCACGGCAAGGAGCACCGGCTGGAGGCCACCCTCACCGCCCTGAAGGAGCAGCTG TCTCGTTTGAGGAGACAGGATGTCGGCTTGAAAAGCCACCTGGATCAGCTAGACCAGCGAATAAGTGAGCTGAAATTGGACGTCAGTAAGACCTCCAGCGAATACTTGGATAGTGACAGCCGGCCCAGCTCAG GCTTTTATGACCTGAGCGACGGTGGTTCTTGCTCACTCTCCAATTCTTGTACCTCTGTGTACAGTGAGTCCATCTCTTCCTCCCACACCAGCCTCTTGCCCGGCTCTCAACACCCTAAAGCAAGGCTCAGTGTGTTTGATTACCGACCCAAGTCTGCAGATGAAACTACTGTGCACACCACCAGCTTCCAACAGCAGGGAACTTATGTCAGCGATGGATGTCGGATTACAGCCAGCACAGACATTTCTGGGACTCCTGCCAGGTCCCGACCGAGGCCAGTTTCCACAG GTGACTTGGAAAGACTTATTCCAGCAGACACTAGATTTCAGAAAGAGACAGATCCCAAATCCCTGTTGCCTCTGTGCCATGCCGGAGACATGCACTTGCTCAGCGTGGATCCCAAATTCCAGAATGACTTGGTCTCCAAGAATGGCATTGATGTGTATCCTTACCCAAGCCCCCTTCATGCGGTGGCTTTGCAAAGTCCCCTTTTCTCCCTGGTGGGGACATCCCTAGAAGCAGACCTCCAGGCTCCTCCCAGCAAAGCCATGCCTAGTGCGCCAGGTCCCAGCTTGATTAGGAGTAGGCCAACCGCTGAGGCCAAGCCAGGGGGTTACATCAATAAATTACTGCAGCTGACGAGATGCAAAGGGAACAATTGGGCTGATGCCAGTGAGTGGGTTTCAACAAAGAGCCAGCCAGCCACAATGCACCAGAGACTCATTATAACCCCCAGCGCCGGTGGAGTGAAAATTAACAGCAGCAGTAGCCAGCTGGAAAAACAAGCAAGTTCTCTGGAAAGTAACAAAGCTGAAgggaagctgcagagagaggTGCCGGAGGGGGAATGTGCCAAGCAGCAGGAGACCATGCGCTGTGTGAATGAAGAACAGCCATCCACTCGGCCTGACACAGAGCCATCAGCTGTGAATAGTTGTTATCCTGCCAAGTCAGCAGCAAGGGGCTCTCCTCTGGCAGAAGCAAGAGAGAGCAGTGTGGAGCGCAGTTCGTCCTGCTCGCAGCTGTGCCAGGAGGACTCCAGCCCGGGCACCTGGATTGCTAAAGCCGTCCCACTCAGAAAGCTGCCCCTCAAAAGGTGTGGCAATGCCAAATTGGCTAACGCCGGGTGTCATGAGCAAGTGGCACAAAGTGAGTTCGTTCATGCTCAGTTCGTCCCTGCAGAATCCCACCAAGTCCGGGTCAAGTTTGCCAGCTCCAAAACAAAGGCAGTGAAAATAAAGAGGAGGAACAGTGAAAAAGTACTACGGCCTGGGAAGCAAGCCTTTTGCATGGAAAAGGCGAGAGGGTCCCATggggctgccaggctgcctgctgAGTGGAATCAGCCCCAAAGACAGCAGGGAGCGAAGAGCCTCGTGCGCAGACCTTCATATTCTGGTGACGTGACCGGCAGGTCGTGCTCAGAGTCTAGCCTGTTCCCTGTGCAGGTCAGGCTCCCCACCGTGCCATCCAGGCCAGAGCTCTCCAGAGCTTCTGCCAATGCACTGTATTCCCTTGAAGGAGCTTGCATAGACACAGCCAACAAGAAGAAGCAGCGCAAGTGGCAGTCCACAGTGGAGATCTCTGCCAAGGCCCACCTGGCCAGTCTCTCTAGTAGCTTTGGCCTGGGAGTGccaaggcaggcagcaaggagAGCTGGTGTCCTGCGCACTGTCAGTATGAGGGCTCGCTCCAAGAGTCAGCGCCACGGAGCTTATGCCAAAAGTGAGTCAGACCACTCCGAGTACTCTGCAGAGTGTGCTTCCCTCTTTCACTCCACCATCGCAGAGACCAGTGAAGGGGAGGTCAGTGATTTCACGACTAACCGTTTCGGGGACAGTGAGTCCAGTGAAAGCGATGCGGATGGCAGCAGTAACAGTAGCAGCCTTGCCCTTGACTATGATGAGGGGGATGAAAGTGAGCTGATTTGGCCTGAAGGTTCGGTCAGACAATCAGGGACTGCCCAGGCCTCTTCCAAGCCTCTTCCCCCAGTGCCCAAAATCTGTCGCATCAAAGCTTCAAAGGCACTAAAGAAGAAGATTAGGAGATTCCAACCTGCCTCTCTGAAGGTCATGACCATGGTTTAA